Sequence from the Thermocoleostomius sinensis A174 genome:
ATACGTTTCATTGAACCCAATTCTGCCTGCCTGAGTTAGCGGAGCGGTTGGAACATCGCTGCCAAAAATGCTAGATGTAGAATCAAAAATTGGCAGCGTCCCTAAATTCATGGCATCTGTAAAGGTACCGTTGAAATCTTGGGGAGTTGGATCTGGCTGGGGATTGTTGTCTACGGGCGGTGCAGGCGTGGGCGCAGGTGGAGCGGCAACGGTGCTGATCACCAGACGGTATTTGGTTCGCGCATTTCTAGACCCCGGCAAAACTTGGATATAGTAAAGGCCAGCCTCTAGAGAATTCAGCGTGATGCTGTCTGGTTGACGGCCATTAGTGTCCGATCGCCCAATTTCCACTCCCGCCTGATTAAATATTCGCAAATCAGCGTCGGCTTTCAACCTATTCAACGCAACAGTAAGGCCACCTCTGGCGGCTAGGTTTACGCTGAAATAATCATTGCGATCGCGGTCTCCTTCTTCAATGCCACCAATCGAGTCTCGACGCTGACGAGTGGTGCTTAGCACCCCCAAATCCGTTGCAGTCTGTCGCCGGCGATTGATATCACCCCCATCTCCATCGCGAACATTTTTAACCCGAATCACGAATGACTGCTCATAGGTGTTGCCGCTGCTATCGGTGGTTGCCACTCGAATGACATAGGCATTTTGCCGCTCAAAGTCAAAGCTTCGTCGCGCTTTCAGAACATTTCCATCGATCGTAAAGGCAGAGCGACCCGAAATTAGGCGATAGGTATGCCGGCTAGAATCAGAGTCTTCGGTAGATAGCTCACCAATGCGCGATCCTCTGCGTCGATTCTCTTTAATGGTTTGAGCGGACAGAGTGATAGCGGTTGGGCGACGATTGCCTCGTAGAGGACTGAAGAAATCGTTGTCACTTCCGCCTCGATCGTTACTGGAACCATCATTCTGACTACCATTATCCTGAGCGCCACCATTGGGGCCTTGATTCCCTGGCATAACGTTCTCCTGCAATCATTCAGTAGCGTGATAAGAGGGATATAGAGGTCTGTGACTCAATGCCTTCACCCTACTAGAGCGCAAGCAGGGAATCTAGCGCATTAAACGCAACGTTGATTGCATTTAAGTGCAATTTAATTGGCAGAATGTATCGATCGCTAAATGAATACTTAGAACCTTTCCTTGAAAATGCTGAGAATTAAGATATCGGAAAGCCTTGCTTGAGTCAATTCAGCCAAACAAAACCTAACCTTTTCTTTGGATTTCTTAATCGGCTAATCACGGTATAAATTTTTAGGCATTACTATTGAAATAAAGGGAAGCTGCCATGGTTGCAAGTTGCTGAATTTGCTTTGCTCCCCCAACTCCTGCTCCTAATACCAATCCTTTATAAGGTTGTACATGTTGCCAATCCCTCCCAACCGCTCCTGTTCAATAGAATGGAACGATTGCCCCAGCAACCCGATTGCTTCATTTCGCTGGCTTATTCCAACTGTTCTATCTGCACTGGCAAAGCACGCTGCGAAATAGTTTGATTCAACAACACCATGGTGGTGGATTCGTTGACCTTAAAACCAATGCGCTGATAAAACTCTTTTTGCTTAGTGGTCATTAAATATACTCGCTCTACCCGATTCACATGCGGGTGCATCAGGACGGTTTCGACAAGTTTGCGCCCTAGACCGGCTCCTTGATAGTTTGGATGAATTACCACATCCCAAATTGTGGCGCGATAAATGCCATCAGACATGGCACGAGCAAAGCCAATCAATCGATCGCCATCCCAAACTGTGACGATCGGTTTGCTATTGGCAAGGGCAACGGCCCACGCTTCAGGAGTGCGACCTTGGGCCCAAAATGCAGTCATCTCAAACAAGTCTTGTAGCTGACGAAGATCTAGCTTACGGGAACAAATTCCCTCTGGCGACTCATCTTGTACCCAAAACTGAATGTGGCTGCAATCCGTCATTGACAAATCTCCGCAATGGTTTCTAAGGTGTAAATTCAAGTGGTCAGTGTCAACGGCTAGCTTCAAAAAGCGTAATAATTATCTGCTGACTAGGGTAAATTGACTGTGACCCGGCTTACCTCCCCTGTCTGGATGACTGTTTTATACCAGTAGGCTGAAACTTGGTCGGTTCGTCAGGGTGGGTTAAATAGTCAGAAGTTGACTCACGACCCAGGGGTCATTTCCTTGGCGTCGCTTTATCTCTACGGATTTCAACGCTCCTTATTGTTGCTACAGTGCCACTATGCCTTTTCAGATTAAGCCCTTCCAAATTCACCCATCTCAGTTAAACCGTCGATTGGGTAAAAACTTGGGTAGAAAGTCAGGTCGGCAAATTCGTAGAGATGCCCATGCGACCCACCGGGCGAGTGCAATGGCAACACCACCCGATGCTTTGCCGCCACCCAACAAACCGATCCGAGTGGGACGGCGATCGCCGTTAGGATTATTGCTATTTCTGCTGTTGTGGAGCATCATTTTGGGGCTTGGCCTAGCACAAGCTGTCACTCCCCCATCTTCTCTATCCTCCCTAGCTGGAGGTAAAAATACTCCAGCGATCGCACAAGCCTTCGAGCCAGATCCAGACGGACTCACCGATCCAGTGCCGCCAGAACTTCAACTTGGACAAGAACTGTATCTGGAAAACTGCGCCACCTGTCATGTAGCCTTGCCACCAGCAGTGATGCCTACCGAATCATGGCGAGTAATTCTGACCCAGCCCACCCACTACGGTGCGCAAATTACACCACCCGTACAGCCCGGTTTACAGATAATTTGGAACTATATTTCCCTCTACTCGCGTCCGCTCAAACCAGACGAACCCGTGCCCTATCGCCTCCGCAGTTCCCGCTATTTCAGAGCGTTGCATCCCGACGTTGCATTCGACGATCGCGTCTCTGTACGCAGTTGTATTAGTTGTCATCCTGCCGCCGAGCAGTTTAACTATCGCCGCCTCGCTGCCGACTGGCAAACCACTCCTTGATCGGCCATTTTCATCGTGGCGACCTGCCAACAGGCGGGATGGGATGATGCTGATTTGGCTCAGGGGAAGTAGCGCTCTAGGATTTAGCTTCTAGGTAGTTTGCATTGTATGTGAAGCTAGCCTGTGAGAAAGCAAAGACAATCTTAGCCTCTGAAGCTATCATTTTGCTACGGAATAATCAAGTGATTTATGAACGATCCGTCTCCTTCCTCCCCAGCCTCAAATGATAGGATGAGGATACACTAGACATAATGTTCAGAACATCCTGTTCAGAGTGAAATGTTTAAAGTGAATGGCGTTGTGGGCATCTATGATTCGATCGAGTCAGCCTGCACCCAATCAACCAATCGGTTAAGTGACATCTGAACAGTCCCATCAGGTGACCAACTCTCATATTCCTAACTAGAGCCTTTCGTTTGCCATGTTAAAAAATCTGCTGGGCGATCCCAATGCAAGGAAGCTTAGAAAATATAAGAACGACATCGTCGAAATCAATTTGCTTGAAGAAGAAATTCAAGCCCTATCGGATGAACAGCTAGTCGGGAAAACGGCAGAATTCAGGCAGCGAATCGAAAACGGAGAGAGTCTGGACGATCTCTTGCCCGAAGCGTTTGCAGTTGTGCGAGAAGCTGGCAAGCGTGTGCTGGGAATGCGCCACTTCGATGTGCAGTTAATTGGCGGCATGGTGCTGCATGATGGACAGATTGCCGAAATGAAGACGGGGGAAGGCAAAACCCTGGTGGCAACGCTGCCCGCTTACCTGAATGCGCTGTCTGGGAAGGGCGTGCATGTGGTAACGGTGAATGACTACTTGGCCCGACGCGATGCCGAATGGATGGGG
This genomic interval carries:
- a CDS encoding GNAT family N-acetyltransferase, yielding MTDCSHIQFWVQDESPEGICSRKLDLRQLQDLFEMTAFWAQGRTPEAWAVALANSKPIVTVWDGDRLIGFARAMSDGIYRATIWDVVIHPNYQGAGLGRKLVETVLMHPHVNRVERVYLMTTKQKEFYQRIGFKVNESTTMVLLNQTISQRALPVQIEQLE
- a CDS encoding pre-peptidase C-terminal domain-containing protein, with the translated sequence MPGNQGPNGGAQDNGSQNDGSSNDRGGSDNDFFSPLRGNRRPTAITLSAQTIKENRRRGSRIGELSTEDSDSSRHTYRLISGRSAFTIDGNVLKARRSFDFERQNAYVIRVATTDSSGNTYEQSFVIRVKNVRDGDGGDINRRRQTATDLGVLSTTRQRRDSIGGIEEGDRDRNDYFSVNLAARGGLTVALNRLKADADLRIFNQAGVEIGRSDTNGRQPDSITLNSLEAGLYYIQVLPGSRNARTKYRLVISTVAAPPAPTPAPPVDNNPQPDPTPQDFNGTFTDAMNLGTLPIFDSTSSIFGSDVPTAPLTQAGRIGFNETYGRDANDFFVFNHTTPGSFIVSLSNLTADADLVLYDSSGNILAESILSGTQEEWIWYTNAPTGTYYARVLPYSNAQTGYKLSLIASRGNEDGFASAEYLGVFEGDPLTRGGSIDYVGENEFYRFRVGSFTGNGIFINLYGLSADADIQIFNNAFEPIANLEGVNAGTNSERVFLSTTDGLSAGDTYYVRVRPYSDATTPFIVSVTNA